In Solimonas sp. K1W22B-7, the DNA window ACCCGACTGCAAGTCCAAGCCAGAACATGTCCTGATCTCCTGCGGGCAGCTCAGCTCGCACTCATGTAGACGATCACCGAAACACGGCGATCCGGTGCAAGGCAGGCCATTTGCGCCGCAAGCGGCGGCTCCGGAGAGCAGTCCACATGCGGCTCGGAATCTGCGCGGCCGACGATCTCGATCAGCCCCGGCGGGATTCCCGTGGCAATAAAAATCCCGGCCACCGCCTGGGCACGATCCAGCGAGCGCCCCCGCTTGCGTTGCGCGGAGCCGATGCGATCGGCATGGCCGACCACGACGATGCGTTTCACCGAGCCGGGCCGCTGGCCGACCCGCGCGGCCAGGGCTTCCAGCCGTGCCCGGTCCGCCGCGCTCAGGTCGCCCACTGCGGAACGGCCGAAGGGAAAGACCAGCCCTTCTTCCGACCAGGTACCGACTCCGTCCGCCTGAGTTGCCGGCAACGGAACGGCTTTGGCAGCAGTGCTCGCCGGCACAGCGGCAGCGCTGGCGCAGGCCGCCGTCTGCCAGTGCACCGCCGCCACCTTGTTCCGCTCGTCGAACCGCAGCTGGAACTGGCACTCGACCCATCCGCCGTCCGCTGCGGGAAGCTTGAGGATGTAGTTCCAGTCCCGTACCTGCAGCAGGCCTTCCGTGAAGTGGGGGTTACCCAGGATCTGCCGGACCTGGTCCTTGCTCAGCCCTGGCTGCAACAGCCTGGCGGTCTCCAGGGAAACCACGACACCCTCGCTGCGATAGGACGCCTCCCGCGCCGGAAAGGACACGCCGGCCGCATCGGGCACCAGCCGCGGCGCACTGCAGCCGGCCAGCAGGACGGCCAGCAGCACGGCCAGCAGCACGGCCTTAACGGAAACTCCGCTCTTCTTCATGGTCGTGACGCTCCACTCGGCTTCGTTGACTTCACCCACTGCCTGTCTCATCCCAGCACCGAAATCAGGATCAGGCCGCTCAGCAGGCCAAACCCATAAGCCTGGATGGCCCAGACATAGCGGCGCTTGTAGCGCTCCCGGCCGTAGCCGTAGTCGTAGTACTTGATGCTCATTGGCAATTCACTCCCTGATCATTTGGCTGGACGTACCGCCACCCGCCTACCACAGCACGCCGCTGACGCCGAAGCGCAGCGCGGTGCCATGCTCGGAGGTGGAGACACCGGTGGTCACGCTCCAGAGGCCGTTCTCGGCCGTGCCGCGGAAGGTCACGCCGATGGCGCCCTGGTCGACGTAGTAGCCGCTGCCGACCGCATAGGTGATGTGCCCCGGCACGTAGGGCGCCGCTTCCATCGCGATGGCGCCCGCGATGCCGGCGTTGGCCTCGTCGCGCATGTCGTTGAGGAAGCGACCGAAGCTGAGGCGCATGTCGGTCAACTGCTGCACGTTGACAGCGTCGGTCGGCGCAACACCCGCCGCGATGTTGTGCAGGCTCACCGGACCCCCGCTGCCATTCGGGTTTCCGAAGGTCACCGAGTTGTAGTTGATGCTGCCGTCCGTGTTGCGGTCGTAGCGCACGGCGCTGAGCCCCTGCAGGTTGAGCTGCGCGACGTTGACCGCGTCGGTATCGGCCGTACCGGCAGCCAGGTTGGTGATGCGGCGCTGCTGGGTCGCCGAGCCTACCGAGACGATATTGTCCTGGCTGGCGACCGAGCCGTTGCCCAGGGCCACGCTGTTGCTGCCGCTCGCCGCCGCGTTGTTGCCCAGCGCCACCGCAAAGCTGCCACTGGCGTTCGCGTTGTCACCCACCGCCGTGGTGTTGGTGCCGGTGGCCTGCGCGCCGGTGCCGACGGCGACCGAGGACCGCGCCACGGCGCCGGAGCCGATCGCCACCGAGTTGGACTGCACCGCCGTGGCGTTCTGGCCCAGGGCGATGCTCCCGGCCGACTGGGCGCGGGCACCGCTGCCAATGGCCACCGCATTGGCAGCACCGTCGGACACCTGCGCACCGCGGCCGATGGCCAGGGCGCTGTCGGCGTTGCTGCCGACACGGGCCGAACTGTCGGCGTCTTCGCCGGCACCGATGGCGATGGCATTGGCCGAGGCCGCCGTGGCATTGACGCCAATGGCGCTGGCGTTGGCGGCACTGGCCGTGTTGCCCGAACCCAGGGCCGCGCTACCTGCACCGCTGGCCGTGTTGTCCACACCCACGGCCGTGGCGCCCTCGGCACTGGCGTCATTGCGCACGCCGCAGTCCGCGGAGTCGGCACCGCCACCCGGCCCGCAGAAGGCCAGCGCCTGGTCCGCACGCGTCAGCGCCGTGGTCGCGGTGGACTGGACATTGGTCACCCGGACGTTCATCTCGGTGATATCACCCTCGACGTTGACGACCCGTTCCGCCATCTCGGCGACGTTGCCGGAGATCGTGGCGACATCGCTCTCCACCGAATCCACCCGCGTGTCCATCGTGGCAATGGCCGCGGTGTTGCCGGCGATGCTGGTCTCGGCACTGTCCATGCGCGAATCCAGCTGGCCGATGGCGGCCGTGTTGGCGGCGATGTCGCTGCTGTTCTGCGTGGTAGCGGCCTGGAGATCCGAGATATCCGCAGTGTTCTGCACGGTGGCGGACTGGAGTGCCGCGATGTCCTCGGTGTTCTGCGCGGTGGCGGCCTCGTTGGCACCCAGCCGCGTGTCCAGGGCTCCGATCTGGCCTTCCGCGGTGGATACCCGCCCGCCCACCGCCGCGATATCCGCCTCGGCGGTATCGACACGACCGTCGAGCGCGCCGATCGCCGCGCTGTTGGTGACGATGCCGGCCTCGGCGGCGCCGACACGGGTGCTCAGCCCGCCGATGGCGGACTCGCTGGCGCCAACGCGGCTGTCGAGGCTGGCAATGTCGGCGCTGTTCCGTGCGATGCCGGCCTCGGCGCTGCCCATGCGGCCGTCGAGCCCGGCGATGCTCGCCGTGTTCTGCGCCACGTTCTGGTTGATCGCGAACAGCTGGGCGCCATTCACCGCGTCACTGCTGTCGGCGGCCACGCTGCCGGCCGCCAGGCGGGTGATGCGGGTGGCACCGCTGCTGCCGCGCAGGCTCAGCGTGTTGCGGCTGGCGTCGTCGTAGACGGCGGACAGCGGGTTGCCGACGCCGGCCAGTGCCTCGACCGCGCCGAGCGCATCGCCGACGTTGTCGTAGTCGTCACCGGCGATGCGATAGCGCGGCGCGGTGATGCTGCCATCGGTGTTGATGGTCGTGCCACCGCCCAGGGCCTGTGCCAGCCCTGCTGCACTGGCAGTGTTGGCGGTCACGCGGCCATCCAGGCCGGTGATGCGGGTCTCGGCACTGCCCACGCGGGTATCGAGCCCGGCGATATCGGTCGTGTGCTGGCTGACGGTGGTCTCGGTGGAGCTGACACGACCGTCCAGGTCATTGATGTCGCCCTCCGTGGTCGTCAGCCGGCCATCGAGCGAGGACACATTGCCCTGCAGGCTGCCGATGTCGCTTTCGGTTGTGCCCAGCCGGGTATCGAGCCCGGCGATATCGGTCGTGTGCTGGCTGACGGTAGCCTCGGTGGAGCTGACACGGCCGTCCAGGGTGCTGATGTCGCCCTCCGCAGTCGTCACCCGGCCATCGAGCGAGGAGACATCGGTCTGCAGGCTGCCGATGTCGCTCTCGGCAGTGCCCACGCGGGTATCGAGCCCGGCGATGTCGGTCGTGTTCTGGCTGACGGCGGTCTGCAAGCTGCCCACATCGGTTTGCAGCGTGGCGATGCCCGATTCGGCGGTGCCGACGCGAGTATCGAGGCTGGCGATGTCCGACGTGTTCTGGCTGATCGAGCCCTCGGCCGTCGTCACGCGACCATCCAGCGAGACGATGTCCGCGGTGTTCGTCGCGATGTTGCCCTCGGTGGCCGTGACGCGCCCATCCAGGCTGCCGATGTCGCTCTCCGCCGTGGTGACCCGGTTACCCAGGTCGGCAATGCCGCTTTCGGCGGTCGTCACCCGGCCATCGAGTGAGAACACATCGGTCTGCAGGCCGCCGATGTCGCTTTCCGCAGTCCCGAGACGGGTATCCAGGCCGGCGATGTCGGCGCTGTGCTGGCCCACGGTGGTCTGCAGGCCGCTCACGTCCGTCTGCAGCGTGCCGATGCTCGCTTCGGCCGTGCCCACTCGGGTATCGAGGCCGGCAATTCCGCTCTCGGCGGTGCCGAGGCGGCTATCGAGTCCCGCGATGTCGGTGGTGTGCTGCCCAATGGTGGTCTCGGCCGACCCGATGCGACCGTCCAGGCCACTGATGTCGCCCTCGGTGGCCGTCACCCGGCCATCGAGCGAGGCGACGTCGGTTTGCAGTCCGCCGATATCGGTTTCCGCGCCGGCGAGGCGGCTGTCCAGGCCGGCGATGCCGGTTTCGGCGGTACCCAGCCGGGTATCGAGCCCGGCGATGTCACTGGTGTGCTGCCCGATGCTTGCCTCGGATGCGCTGACGCGACCATCAAGGCTGGTGATGCCAGCTTCCGTGGTCGTGACGCGGCTACCCAGGCCGCTGATATCGCTCTCGGCAGTCCCCAAGCGGGTATCCAGGCCCGCGATGTCCGCCGTGTTCTGTCCGACGTTGGTCTGCAGGGTGCCGATGTCAGCCTCGGTGCCAGTGACGCGGCCATCAAGGGTGGTGATGCCAGCTTCCGTGGTCGTGACGCGGTCATCGAGCGAGGTGATGCTGCCCTCGGCGGTCCCCAGGCGCGTATCCAGCCCGGCAATGTCGGCCGTATGTTGGCCAACGCTGGCCTGGAGTGCCCCGATCTGCGTGGTGTGCGTGCCAACGGTGCCCTGCAGGCCGCTCACATCGGCCTGCAGCGTGCCGATGCTGGATTCCGCCGAAACCACGCGGCCATCCAGGCTGGCGATATCCGTCGTGTTGGTCGTGATGTTGCCTTCGGCAGTGGTGAGGCGCGTGCCGAGGCCTGAGATGTTCGTCTCGGCCGTGGTCATGCGACCACCCAGTGTGCCGATGCTCGTCTCGGTGGCGCCCACGCGGGTGTCCAGGCCGGCAATGTCGGTGCTGTGCTGACCGACCGTGGCCTGCAGGCTGCCGACGTCCGTCTGCAATGTGCCGATGTCGCTCTCGGCGCCGGTCACGCGGCCGTCCAGCGTGCTGATGCTGCCCTCGGCCGAAGCCACACGGCCATCAAGGGAGGCAAGGCTGCCCTCGGCCGTTCCCAGGCGGGTGTCGAGGCCTGCGATATCGGTCGTGTGCTGGCCGACGGAGGTTTGCAGGCTGCCCAGATCCGTCTGCAGCGAACCGATGCTCGATTCGGTGCTGCCCACGCGAGAGTCGAGGCCGGCGATATCGGTGCTGTGCTGAGCAATGGTGGTCTCGGCGGAGCCGACACGCCCATCCAAGTTGTCGATGTCGCCTTCCGTCGCCGTTACGCGGCCGTCGAGAGTCGCGACGTCGGTCTGCAGGCCTCCGATATCGGATTCGTTGCCGGTCACGCGGCCGTCCAGGCCGGCGATGTCAGCCGTGTTCTGATTGATGGAGCTTTCGGCCGTGGTCACACGACCGCCGAGGGCGCTGATGTCCGCGGCGTTGGTCGCAATGCCGCCTTCCGTAGCGGTGACACGGGTATCGAGGCCGGAGATGTCGGTCGTGTGCTGGCTGACGGTGGCCTGCAGTGAGCCGATGCTCGTTTCGGCGCTATCGACGCGGGTGCCAAGACCGGCGATGTCGGCCGTGTTCTGGCTGATCGAGCTTTCGGCCGTGGTCACGCGGCCGCCCAGCGTGGCGATGTCCCCGGTGTGGGTCGCGATGTTGCCCTCGGCACTCCCCAGGCGGGTATCCAGGCCGGCGATATCGGTGGTGTGCTGGCCGACCGCAGTTTGCAGATTGCCGATGTTCGTTTCCGCAGCGCCGACGCGAGTATCCAGGCCTGCAATGCCGGTTTCGGTGCCGGTGACACGGCCGTCGAGTGCGGTGATGTCGCTGGCGTTTTGCGCCACGTCCTGGTTGGTGGCGAAGAGCTGGGCGCCGTTGACGGCATCGGTACTGCCAGCCGCGAGCGAGCCTGCAGCCAGGTTGGTGATACGGGTCGAACCGCTGGCGCCCTGCAGGCTGATCGTGTTCCTGCTGGCGTCGTCGTAGGTCACACCCAGCGGATTGCCGGTGGTAGCCAGTGCTTCCAGCGCTTCCACCGCGCCACCGACATTGTCGTAGTCCGTGCCGCCCACATTGTAGGCCGGGCCCGTGATGCTGCCGTCGGGGTTTGCAGCCGCGCCGCCGCCCAGGGCCGCGGTGAGGCTGGTGGCATTGCTCGAGATGCGGGTTTCGGATGCGCCCAGGCGGGTATCGAGTGTCAGGATGGCGGCGCTGTGCTGGCCGATCGTCGTCTCGGCCGAGGTGACGCGGCTGCCGAGCGAGCCGATGCTGCCTTCGGCCGATCCCAGGCGCGTGTCGAGGCCTGCGATATCGGTCGTGTGCTGGCCAACGGTGGTCTGGAGCGCGCCGATTTGCGTGGTATGCGTACCAACAGTGCTCTGCAGGCCGCTTACGTTGGTCTGCAGCGTACCGATGCTGGTTTCCGCCGTGTCCACGCGGCCATCCAGGCCGGCGATGTCGGTCGTGTGGGTCGTGATGTTGCTTTCGGCAGCCGTGAGGCGCGTGCCCAGGCCAGTGATGTTCGTCTCGGTCGTGGTCACACGGCCGCCCAGGGCTCCGATGTCCGTCTCGGCCGTATCCACGCGGGTATCGAGATCTACGATATCCGCCGTGTTTTGCACGATCACGGTCTCCGCGGCGCTGACGCGACCGCCGAGCGAGGTGACATCGGTCTGCAGACCGCCGATGTCGGTCTCGGCACCGTCCAGGCGGGTGTCGAGCCCAGCGATGTCGGTGGTGTGCTGGCCGATGGTGGTTTCAGCCGAATCCACGCGGCTGCCCAGATCCGCGATATCGCCCTCCGTGGTCGTCACGCGGCCATCGAGCGCCGCGACATCCGTCTCGGTGGTGCCAACACGGGTATCGAGATCCGCAATATCAGTCGTGTGCTGACCGATGGTCGTCTCCGCCGAGCTGACGCGACCGTCGAGCGTAGTGATGTTGCCCTCGGCAGTCGTCACACGCCCGCCGAGCGAGGTGACGTCAGTCTGTAAACCACTGATGTCGGTCTCGGCACCGTCCAGGCGGGTATCGAGTCCAGCGATGTCCGTGGTGTGCTGGCCGATGGTGGTTTCAGCCGAGCTGACGCGGCCATCCAGGGCGGTAATGTTCGCGGAGTTGGTGGCAATACCGCCCTCGGCGGTGGTGACACGGGTGTCTAGGCCGGCGATGTCGCTGCTGTTCTGGGCAACGTCCTGGTTGGTGCTGAAGAGCTGGCCAGCGTTGACGGCATCGGTGCTGCCCGCGGCGAGCGTGCCCGCAGCCAGGTTGGTGACGCGGGTTGCGCCGCTGGCACCCTGCAGGCTGATGGTGTCGCGGCTGGCATCGTCGTAGTTCACACCGAGCGTGCTGCCGGCAGCGGCCAGCGCCTCCAGGGCCTCCACCGCGCCATCGACGTTGTTGTAATCCGTGCCGGCGACGTTGTAGGTAGGACCGGCGATGCTGCCGTCGGGATTCACAGCCGCGCCGCCGCCCAGGGCCGCGGTGAGGCTGCTGGCGTTGCCGGAAATGCGGGTTTCGGAGGCACCCAGGCGGGTGTCGAGCGTCAGGAGGGTGGCGCTGTGCTGGCCGATCGTCGTCTCGGCCGAGCTGACGCGGCTGCCGAGCGAGCTGATGTTGCCCTCGGCCGATCCCAGGCGCGTGTCGAGGCCGGCGATATCGGTCGTGTGCTGGGCGATGGTGGTCTCGGCAGAGCTGACGCGACCACCGAGCGAGGTGACGTCGGTCTCAGTCGTATCCAGGCGGGTGTCCAGGCCGGCGATATCAGTGCTGTGCTGACCAATCGTGGTTTCAGCAGAGCTGACGCGACCGTCCAGCGCGGTGATGTTGCCCTCGGCGCTCGTCACACGGCCACCGAGCGAGGTGACGTCGCCCTGCAGGCCACCGATGTCCGTCTCGGCCGTATCCACGCGGGTATCGAGATCTACGATATCCGCCGTGTTCTGCACGATCACGGTCTCCGCGGCGCTGACGCGACCGCCGAGAGAACTGACGTCGGTCTGCAGGCCACCGATGTCGGTGCTGTGCTGACCGATGGTGGTCTCAGCGGAGCTGACGCGACCGTCCAGAGTGGTGATGTTGTTCTCGGCCGTCGTCACGCGACCACCGAGCGAGGTGACGTCGGTCTCCGTTGTATCCAGGCGGGTGTCGAGGCCGGCGATATCAGTGCTGTGCTGACCGATGGTGGTCTCAGCCGAGCTGACGCGACCATCCAGGGCGGTGATGTTGCCCTCGGCGCTCGTCACGCGGCCTCCGAGCGAGGTGACGTCGGTCTGCAGGCCACCGATGTCGGTCTCGGCCGTATCCAGGCGAGTGTCGAGGCCGGCGATGTCGGTCGTGTGCTGGCCGATGGTCGTCTCGGCGGAGCTGACGCGGCCGTCCAGGGCGGTGATGTTGCCCTCAGCGGTCACTACGCGGTCACCGAGCGAGGTGACGTCGGTTTCCGTTGTATCCAGGCGAGTGTCGAGGCCGGCGATGTCGGTCGTGTGCTGGCCGATGGTCGTCTCGGCGGAGCTTACGCGGCCGTCCAGGGCGGTGATGTTGCCCTCGGCGGTCGTTACGCGGCCACCGAGCGAAGTGACGTCGCCTTGCAGGTCGCCGATATCAGTCTCGGCCGTATCGAGGCGGGTATCGAGACCCGCGATGTCGGTGGTGTGCTGGCCGAGGGTGGTCTCGGCAGAGCTGACACGGCCATCGAGATCACCGATGTCGCTTTCGGCGGTCGTTACGCGACCGTCCAGAGAAGTCACATCCGTCTGCAGGTCACCGATGTCGGTCTCTGCCGTATCCAGGCGGGTGTCGAGGCCGGCAATGTCAGTGGTGTGCTGACCGATGGTGGTCTCGGCGGAGCTGACGCGGCCATCGAGATCGCCGATGTCGCTTTCGGCGGTCGTTACGCGACCGTCGAGAGAGGTCACGTCGGTCTGCAGACCACCGATGTCGGTCTCTGCCGTATCCAGGCGAGTATCAAGACCCGCGATGTCGGTCGTGTGCTGCCCGATGGTGGTTTCAGCGGAATCGACGCGGCCGTCCAGGACGGTGATGTCACCCTCGGCGGTCGTTATGCGGCCACCGATCGAGGTGACGTCGGCCTGCAAGCTACCGATGTCGGTCTCGGCCGCATCCAGGCGAGTATCGAGACCAGCGATGTCCGTGGTGTGCTGGCCGATGGTGCCTTCAGCCGAGGTGACGCGGCCATCGAGATCAGTGATGCCGCTCTCGGCAGCGGTCACCCGGCCGCCCAGGCTGGAAATGTCAGCAGTGTTCTGCGCGACATCCTGGTTGGTGGCGAAGAGCTGACTACCGTTGACCGCATCGGTGCTGGCGCTAGTGACCGCGCCATCCGCCAGGTTGGTGATGCGGGTTGCGCCGCTGGCGCCTTGCAGGGTGACGGTGTCGCGGCTGGCATCGTCATAAGCCACGCCCAGGGTGCTGCCGGTGCTCGCAAGGGCCTCTACAGCGTCGATCGCTGCGCCGACATTGCTGTAGTCCGTGCCCGCCACGTTGTAGGTCGGGGCCACGAAGCTGCCGTCCGCATTCACAGCCGCACCGCCGCCGAGCGAGCTGCTCAGCGTCAGGCTCAGGCCGCGCAGCTGGCTGCCGTTGACCGCGTCCGTGCTGCCCGCGGAGAGAGAGCCGGCGCCCACATTCACGATACGACGCTGGTTGGTGGAAGAACCCACCGATACCGTGTTTGCCGTGTCGGCCACCGAACCGCTGCCGAGCGCGACGCTGTTCGCGGCGGTAGCGCTTGCATTGGTGCCGAACGCAATTGCGTCGATGCCGGCAGCCTGCACGCTCGCGCTGCGGCCGATGGCGATGCCGTTGGTCGCGCCCGCCGCCACCTGGGTGACGACATCGTCGAGACCCACATCCGAATTACCGAGGGCCAGCGAATAATCTGCCTCGGCCGTGGCGTTCGTGCCGAAGGCCGCGCTGGACTGGCCGCCAGCAAAGTTGCGGGTGCCCACTGCCACGCTGTCGGTGCCCGAGGCGATATTGCCGTCGCCCACCGCCGTGCTGGCGTTGCCAGTGGCCTGATTGTTGTAGCCAAGTGCGCTGGCGTTGCCTGCGCTCGCTCTATTGGTACGGCCCACGGCCGTGGCGTTGGTGGCGCTCGCCTCGTTGCTGACGCCGACCGCGCTGGCGGCGAAGCCGCTCGCGGAGTTGTTATCGCCCAGCGCGACTGCTGCGGTCTGACTGGCCGTGTTGCCGCTGCCAACGGCGGTGCTGCGCGTCGCGCTGGCCGTGTTGCCGCTACCGCAGATCAACGAATCCGCACCGCCGGTGCCCACCGAGCACAAGCCGTCGACACCGGCGATGGCCGCTTCAAGTTGCGCCACGTTCACCGCATCCGTGTCTTCCGCGCCGGCCGTGACGTTCACGATACGACGCTGGTTGGTGGAAGAACCCACCGATACGGTGTTGGCCACGTCGGCCACCGAGCCCTGGCCCAGCGCGACACTGCCCGCGGCCGTCGCCGAAGCATTGGTACCCAGGGCGATTGCATCCACACCGGCTGCTGCGACCGATGCATTGCGGCCGATGGCGATACCATTGGTCGCGCCGGCAGCAACGGTGGCGCCGGCTTCGCTGTCGAGCGACGAGCCGAGAACGATGGAATGGTCGGCGTTGGCGTTGCTGTTTGCACCGAGCGCAACGCTGTAGTCTCCCTGGGCAACATTTTCGTAACCGAAAGCGTTGCTGGCTTCACCCACAGCATAGTTCCCGGCTCCGAAGGCATTGCTTGCATCACCTTCGGAATAGTTGGCAGAGCCGAACGCGCTGCTGCCATGACCCTCGGCGGTGTTGGCGTCACCGAAGGCCGCGGCAAAGTCTCCGATCGTAGTGTTGCTGCCTCCGAACGCACTGCCGCCTCTGCCTTCCACGGTGTTGAAACCACCCACCGCGCTGCCCAGTTCGACCGCGGAACTGTTGACCCCGATCGCCGTGGACCGCGTGCCGTCGGCCCGCGCGTACGCCCCGATCGCCGTGGCATCCTCGCCCGTGGCGCCCACGCCGGCCCTATGGCCGATGGCGATGCCATGGGTGGCGCCAGCCGCGACGCTCGCGCCATTGGCTGCGGCTTGAGCGTTGCCGATGGCCACCGAGTCCTCGGCGGCGGCATTGCTGTGGGTTCCGATCGCTGTGCTGCGCAGGCCGCTGGAGATGCTGGCGGAACCCATGGCGATCGAATTGACTCCGGATACCGAGGCGCTTTGGCCCAGGGCAATGGAATTGACACCCGTCGCCGCCACCGCCGCGTTGCTGCCGATGGCGATGCCATTGGTGGCACCCGCGACGACGCGGGCGCCGCCAGCCGCGGTGTCCGCGTTGCCGATGGCCAGCGAGTAATCCGCGGCAGCCTGGCTGTTCGAGCCGACGGCGGTGCCACGGAGGCCCGAAGCCGTGTTGGCGGAGCCCAATGCGGAAGAGTTCTCCCCACTGGCGACGTTGTCCAGGCCGAATGCGATGGAGGAATCCGCCTGCGCGGCGTTCCGCGAACCGATGGCGATGGCATCAAGCCCGGTCACCGTCGCGTCTCCGGTGCTCGGGTCGATCTCGACCAAGCCCGCAGTGTTGTAGCGACCGATGGCGATGGCGCCTTCGCCGAAAACGGTTGTTCTGCTGCCGATCGCGATGCCTCCAACGGCGGTATCGCGGACGACTGCGCCAAATCCACCATAGGCTTCGCCCGAGTGCACGCCGATTGCCAGCGAGCGGTCCGCCAGGGCGTTGCTGTTGTTGCCGACGGCCACGCTGGCGGTTCCAGCGGCCGAGGTGTAGAGGCCGAGAGCGGAGCTGGAGGTGCCGCCGGCAGAACTCCCGAGGCCGAAAACGGTGCTGTTGATACCGGACGCCGTATTCCCGTAGCCGACTGCGGCGCTGAAGTTGCCGGAAGATGTGTTGTGGAGGCCAAGAGCGGCGCTGTAAGCACCGGTGGCATCGTTCTGGTAGCCCACAGCACTGGCTCCGCTACCGCTGGCAACGTTGGCGTTACCCAGCGCACTGGCGACGGCGGCGGTGGCTTGTGAGTTGAAGCCGACGGCAACGCTTCCGTCGCCACTGGCCAGATTGGTGTTACCCAGTGCGGTGCTGTTGGCACCCGTCGCCTGGCTGAGCACACCCACGGCCGTTGCACGGTTGTTCGAGGCCACGGTGGCCGAACCGATGGCCATGCCGTTGGTGCCCGCCGCTGTCACGCTGGCATTGCGGCCGATGGCGATGCCGTTGGTGGCACCGGCTGCGACCGTGGTACCAGCCTCGGTATCCAGCGCCGTGCCGATGACGATGGAGTGGTCGGCGTTGGCGTTGGCGTTGGCGCCCAGCGCGGTGCTATAAGCGCCGCTCGCGGAGTTCCGATGGCCGAAAGCGCTGCTGGCAAGGCCGTCGGCGTCGTTGTAGTTGCCCATGGCACTGCTGTCGGCCCCGCCGGCAAAATTGGAGTACCCGACGGCGCTGCTTTGGGCCCCGCTGGCGGAATTGTCGGCTCCGATGGCGTTGCTGCGGTCACCGCCAGAGTCGTTGTTCCGGCCTATCGCGACGGCGTCATCCACCGTCGCCTCGTTGTGGTTACCGATGGCCATGCTGCCCGTGCCGGAGGCTTCGTTGTAAAAACCAATCGCAACGCTTTCATCGCCCGCGGCATCGTTGCCGGCGCCGAGGGCAACGGCATCTTCCCCATCCGCGTTGTTGTTGCCGCCGATGGCAATACTGCCGTCGGCGGTGGCGTAGTTGTCAATGCC includes these proteins:
- a CDS encoding OmpA family protein, with protein sequence MGEVNEAEWSVTTMKKSGVSVKAVLLAVLLAVLLAGCSAPRLVPDAAGVSFPAREASYRSEGVVVSLETARLLQPGLSKDQVRQILGNPHFTEGLLQVRDWNYILKLPAADGGWVECQFQLRFDERNKVAAVHWQTAACASAAAVPASTAAKAVPLPATQADGVGTWSEEGLVFPFGRSAVGDLSAADRARLEALAARVGQRPGSVKRIVVVGHADRIGSAQRKRGRSLDRAQAVAGIFIATGIPPGLIEIVGRADSEPHVDCSPEPPLAAQMACLAPDRRVSVIVYMSAS